One genomic window of Halobellus limi includes the following:
- a CDS encoding Hpt domain-containing protein, producing the protein MDDELYQEFITESEESITQLNNSLLDLESNPENTEAIDDIFRQAHTLKGNFGAMGFDNAAKVAHSVEDLLDAVRNGEIEVTHERMDLVFDGMDEILDILHEIEAEGESQRDPSDLVEEIRAAASPDAEAGADADGGGRPTRRMRRPERTQTPTVRRSTSPPTCSTSTTRKSRTRTSSSTRGSNSTRAI; encoded by the coding sequence ATGGACGACGAACTCTACCAGGAATTCATCACCGAGTCCGAAGAGAGCATCACGCAGTTGAACAACTCGCTTCTGGACCTGGAGTCGAACCCGGAGAACACGGAAGCGATCGACGACATCTTCCGACAGGCCCACACGCTGAAGGGGAACTTCGGCGCGATGGGGTTCGACAACGCCGCGAAGGTCGCCCACTCCGTCGAGGATCTGCTCGACGCGGTCCGGAACGGGGAGATCGAGGTCACCCACGAGCGGATGGACCTCGTCTTCGACGGGATGGACGAGATCCTCGACATCCTCCACGAGATCGAGGCCGAGGGGGAGTCACAGCGGGATCCGAGCGACCTCGTCGAGGAGATCCGCGCGGCCGCATCACCGGACGCGGAGGCCGGTGCCGACGCGGACGGCGGGGGGAGGCCGACGCGGAGAATGCGGCGGCCGGAGCGGACGCAAACGCCGACGGTGAGGCGCTCGACCTCGCCGCCGACGTGCTCGACCTCGACGACCCGGAAGTCGCGGACGCGGACGAGCTCTTCCACGCGAGGATCGAACTCGACGCGGGCGATATGA
- a CDS encoding MFS transporter: protein MRGNGRETGGPSGTGGVGSPPERAATGGDGGDESSDTDVTDGDKPSGTDATDGGRTGSTDGGRTNVTGHGPPDADGWLYGWALGYAAVGAASLLVPLYAIDLGAGALVVSLIAATAAFAGVPGAILWGRLVTRTRRRRPFVLVALGLAAGVFLLLPFLASPWTVLLANAALWFVVAAAAPVLNVIVVEGFDPARWTQRFGLLNHYQGYGWLAGLVAGGVWSTVAGAQFGIEALAAKRLFFVLSAVVALGGVAVVLLRYPEPATLSDQRFRRLSSRVRSAGGTTTRATWAVPFSPGRILWGLRDLGIGRTGGSRRSGRDVLSRLRTRFSGALLRYLLGAVVFFAGFSAFFGPLPAYLVDSGYATDEVFGLFILSAAASAAAYASAGTAASKYDPFRLQAGALLFRAGSFPIVAVVGAAVAPPAGLIAVGALFLAIGASWAVIAVTATGLVSRLAPDSVRAEALGVYTAVGSLGGGVGSVFGGSIADWVGYLPAFVVAGGFVVGGFLVAASARGTRPAST, encoded by the coding sequence GTGAGGGGAAACGGGCGCGAAACCGGGGGACCGAGCGGCACCGGGGGTGTCGGGTCGCCGCCGGAACGGGCCGCCACCGGCGGCGACGGCGGCGACGAATCCAGTGACACCGACGTCACCGACGGCGACAAGCCCAGTGGCACTGACGCCACCGACGGCGGCAGGACCGGTAGCACAGACGGTGGTAGAACGAACGTCACCGGCCACGGTCCGCCGGACGCCGATGGGTGGCTCTACGGGTGGGCACTCGGGTACGCGGCGGTCGGCGCGGCGTCGCTTCTCGTGCCCCTCTACGCCATCGACCTCGGTGCCGGGGCGCTCGTGGTCAGCCTGATCGCGGCGACGGCCGCCTTCGCCGGGGTTCCCGGGGCGATCCTCTGGGGGCGGCTGGTGACGCGGACGCGACGCCGCCGGCCCTTCGTCCTGGTCGCGCTCGGACTCGCGGCGGGCGTGTTCCTCCTCCTCCCGTTTCTCGCCTCGCCGTGGACGGTACTGCTCGCGAACGCGGCGCTGTGGTTCGTCGTCGCCGCCGCCGCTCCGGTCCTGAACGTCATCGTCGTCGAGGGGTTCGACCCCGCGCGGTGGACACAGCGGTTCGGACTGCTGAACCACTACCAGGGCTACGGCTGGCTGGCCGGACTCGTCGCCGGCGGCGTCTGGTCGACCGTCGCCGGCGCGCAGTTCGGAATTGAGGCGCTCGCCGCGAAGCGGCTGTTCTTCGTGCTCAGCGCCGTCGTCGCGCTCGGCGGCGTCGCCGTCGTGCTGCTCCGGTATCCAGAACCGGCGACGCTCTCAGACCAGCGGTTCAGGCGGCTTTCGAGCCGAGTCCGTTCCGCCGGCGGGACGACCACGCGGGCCACGTGGGCGGTCCCGTTCAGTCCCGGACGGATCCTCTGGGGACTCCGCGACCTCGGAATCGGCCGGACCGGCGGTTCACGCCGCTCGGGCCGGGACGTCCTCTCCCGGCTCCGGACCCGCTTTTCGGGGGCGCTGCTCAGATATCTCCTCGGGGCCGTCGTCTTCTTCGCCGGCTTCTCGGCGTTCTTCGGACCGCTTCCGGCGTACCTCGTCGACTCCGGGTACGCGACCGACGAGGTGTTCGGCCTGTTCATCCTGAGCGCCGCGGCGTCGGCCGCGGCGTACGCCAGCGCCGGGACGGCCGCCTCGAAGTACGACCCCTTCCGTCTGCAGGCCGGCGCGCTGCTCTTTCGAGCCGGGTCGTTCCCGATCGTCGCCGTCGTCGGCGCCGCCGTCGCCCCGCCCGCCGGTCTGATCGCCGTCGGCGCGCTCTTCCTGGCCATCGGCGCCTCCTGGGCCGTCATCGCGGTGACCGCGACCGGACTCGTTTCGAGACTGGCTCCCGATTCGGTCCGGGCGGAAGCGCTCGGGGTCTACACGGCGGTCGGAAGCCTCGGCGGCGGTGTCGGGAGCGTGTTCGGGGGGTCGATCGCCGACTGGGTCGGCTACCTTCCCGCGTTCGTCGTCGCCGGCGGGTTCGTCGTCGGCGGCTTCCTCGTCGCCGCGAGCGCGAGGGGGACGAGGCCCGCTTCGACCTAG
- a CDS encoding MutS-related protein: MRLEDYWGVGPKTSERLRETLGVERAVEAIEGADIRALADAGISRGRAVRILRRANGAAGIETLGTRDARDVYDDLLTLASEHALTEHAADRIRVLTPLADVDERAARLDRVLAARDAWIDLAADDREAIRSAFDAYDDAGGSDRVAVETALALREAGLRGGTFAALDDLDDEALRAAVDALGTVDEDGTVASGTDQELDRLRERRDAVAELESSALDVLESVRERGVRSFEEFRSAFVEYVASEADVRRGRVQAAVAEDARDEADFASTSLRTLLSELDAEVEEREAAVAAELREDVEAARGDVDVAVDAVSEIAFDLSLGRFAAAHDLTRPRLVDDGLAVAGARNLTLSGDVQPVTYGVGTHDVDGDPEPPSGDRVAVLTGANSGGKTTLLETLAQVVLLASMGLPVPADRADVGRFDTIVFHRRHASFNAGVLESTLKSIVPPLSTGERTLMLVDEFEAITEPGRAADLLNGLVDLTVDRDALGVYVTHLAEDLSPLPPEARIDGIFAEGLTEELELRVDYQPRFGTVGKSTPEFIVSRLVANARDRAERRGFEALAFAVGEEAVQRTLSDAEWSGE, translated from the coding sequence ATGCGACTGGAGGACTACTGGGGGGTGGGCCCGAAGACGAGCGAACGGCTCCGGGAGACGCTCGGCGTCGAGAGAGCCGTCGAGGCCATCGAGGGCGCTGACATCCGCGCGCTCGCCGACGCCGGCATCTCGCGGGGGCGCGCGGTTCGGATCCTCCGACGGGCCAACGGTGCGGCGGGCATCGAGACGCTCGGCACGCGCGACGCCCGCGACGTCTACGACGACCTGCTGACGCTCGCGAGCGAGCACGCGCTCACGGAGCACGCCGCCGATCGGATCCGGGTGCTGACCCCGCTCGCGGACGTCGACGAACGGGCGGCCCGACTCGACCGCGTGCTCGCGGCCCGCGACGCGTGGATCGACCTGGCTGCGGACGACCGCGAGGCGATCCGCTCGGCGTTCGACGCCTACGACGACGCCGGCGGCTCCGACCGCGTCGCGGTCGAGACGGCGCTGGCGCTCCGGGAGGCCGGCCTCCGCGGCGGCACGTTCGCCGCCCTGGACGACCTCGACGACGAGGCCCTTCGGGCCGCCGTGGACGCGCTCGGCACCGTCGACGAGGACGGCACCGTCGCGTCCGGCACCGATCAGGAACTCGATCGGCTCCGAGAGCGTCGGGACGCCGTCGCCGAACTGGAGTCGAGCGCGCTCGACGTCCTCGAATCCGTCCGCGAGCGCGGCGTCCGGAGCTTCGAGGAGTTCCGATCCGCCTTCGTCGAGTACGTCGCGAGCGAGGCGGACGTCAGACGGGGGCGCGTGCAGGCCGCCGTGGCCGAGGACGCCCGCGACGAGGCGGACTTCGCGTCGACCTCGTTGCGGACGCTCCTGTCGGAACTCGACGCGGAGGTCGAAGAACGCGAGGCGGCCGTCGCCGCCGAGTTGCGTGAGGACGTCGAGGCCGCGCGCGGGGACGTCGACGTCGCCGTCGACGCGGTCTCCGAGATCGCGTTCGACCTCTCGCTGGGTCGCTTCGCGGCCGCCCACGACCTGACGAGGCCGCGGCTCGTCGACGACGGACTCGCGGTGGCGGGCGCGCGGAACCTCACGCTCTCCGGAGACGTCCAGCCCGTGACGTACGGCGTCGGGACGCACGACGTCGACGGCGACCCGGAGCCGCCGTCGGGCGACCGCGTCGCCGTCCTCACGGGGGCGAACTCCGGCGGGAAGACGACGCTCCTCGAAACGCTCGCGCAGGTCGTCCTCCTCGCGTCGATGGGACTGCCCGTCCCGGCCGACCGCGCCGACGTCGGCCGCTTCGACACGATCGTCTTCCACCGCCGGCACGCCAGTTTCAACGCCGGCGTCCTCGAATCGACGCTGAAATCGATCGTGCCGCCGCTGTCGACAGGCGAACGGACGCTGATGCTCGTCGACGAGTTCGAGGCGATCACCGAACCCGGTCGGGCCGCGGACCTGCTGAACGGCCTCGTCGACCTGACCGTCGACCGCGACGCCCTCGGCGTCTACGTGACGCATCTGGCCGAGGATCTGAGTCCGTTGCCGCCGGAGGCGCGCATCGACGGCATCTTCGCGGAGGGGCTGACCGAAGAGTTGGAACTCCGCGTCGACTACCAGCCGCGGTTCGGCACGGTCGGGAAGTCGACGCCGGAGTTCATCGTCTCCCGACTCGTCGCGAACGCGCGGGACCGCGCTGAGCGGCGCGGGTTCGAGGCGCTGGCGTTCGCCGTCGGCGAGGAGGCGGTCCAGCGGACGCTCTCGGACGCCGAGTGGTCCGGCGAGTGA
- a CDS encoding DUF7563 family protein: protein MPECENCGSFVSRDYVRVFAPDGFENARVCPRCEDAIREGAAVRDARSRRVSSL, encoded by the coding sequence GTGCCTGAGTGCGAGAACTGCGGTTCGTTCGTCTCGCGCGACTACGTCCGCGTGTTCGCCCCCGACGGGTTCGAGAACGCGCGCGTGTGCCCCCGATGCGAGGACGCGATCCGCGAGGGAGCGGCCGTCCGCGACGCCCGGTCGCGACGCGTCTCCTCGTTGTAA
- a CDS encoding CheF family chemotaxis protein, with translation MKPGETKIADSRGRFLQALRNGRERNDAAWTNGRILLSNRRIVLAGTGGKRTFPLSEIDHIGGRFDVNQRVATVADYLALQFDDGEDVILVAPAEFEEFKTDLYDAILSSTQFLVRHPAVEGGVVQNTEWVGGRIAVEGDADAEAQAVNIATVTGTFVEIPLDDIGDIAIGRRTVREEQRKVVEVEHSDESTSVQTYISGPERPVGVLSSLLRIGEEQTETSLDLSQQDKQVLMALYSGVSPFDIPQFLGIDVDQVEELFVRLIDHDVLDEVRIRHEVELNARGRSIAADAIDEHGAEM, from the coding sequence GTGAAACCAGGCGAAACGAAGATCGCGGACTCGCGCGGGCGGTTCCTGCAGGCGCTCCGCAACGGCCGCGAGCGGAACGACGCCGCGTGGACGAACGGCCGCATCCTGCTCTCGAACCGCCGGATCGTGCTGGCGGGCACGGGTGGCAAGCGGACGTTCCCGCTCTCGGAGATCGACCACATCGGCGGCCGCTTCGACGTCAACCAGCGCGTCGCGACCGTCGCCGACTACCTCGCGCTTCAGTTCGACGACGGCGAGGACGTCATCCTCGTCGCCCCGGCGGAGTTCGAGGAGTTCAAGACGGACCTCTACGACGCGATCCTCTCCTCGACGCAGTTTCTCGTCCGTCACCCCGCCGTCGAGGGCGGCGTCGTGCAGAACACCGAGTGGGTCGGCGGGCGGATCGCAGTCGAGGGGGACGCCGACGCGGAGGCGCAGGCGGTGAACATCGCGACGGTCACCGGCACGTTCGTCGAGATCCCGCTCGACGACATCGGCGACATCGCGATCGGGCGGCGAACGGTTAGAGAGGAGCAGCGCAAGGTCGTCGAGGTCGAACACTCCGACGAATCGACGAGCGTTCAGACGTACATCTCCGGCCCCGAACGGCCGGTGGGCGTCCTGAGTTCGCTCTTGCGCATCGGCGAAGAACAGACCGAGACGTCGCTGGATCTCTCCCAACAGGACAAACAGGTACTGATGGCGCTGTACTCCGGCGTCTCGCCGTTCGACATCCCGCAGTTTCTCGGGATCGACGTCGACCAGGTCGAAGAGCTGTTCGTCCGGCTGATCGATCACGACGTCTTAGACGAGGTGCGGATCCGCCACGAGGTGGAGCTGAACGCCAGGGGACGTTCGATCGCGGCCGACGCGATCGACGAGCACGGCGCGGAGATGTGA
- the cheB gene encoding chemotaxis-specific protein-glutamate methyltransferase CheB → MSAASEPGGGGDRTRAVIVDDSRFMRTLIRSLLEEGGIEVVGEAKDGSAALETVREHDPDVVTMDIEMPTMNGLEAVDAIMDGHPTPVLMLSAHAEEDADVTFEALDRGAVDFVTKPGGEVTSSMPRVKKELVEKVESAARVDLSANARAATRERRGDAGGAGASGATVGSEAGSSATNAASETRPSSTGQSGTTDRPAPDTGAASTAEADSGRTYPDVGTLVVGASTGGPNVVERVLAGLPRAANLRVLVVQHMPEGFTSRFATRLDERSAYAVREAKSGERIEAGEARVAPGGTHLLATGDRSGRLKLELTDTEPIHGVRPAIDLTMASAVETVSDSLCGILLTGMGRDGVDGMERIDRGGGHTIAQDEATSAIFGMPRRAIETGCVDVVAPAEEIAENALRYFAEE, encoded by the coding sequence ATGAGTGCGGCCTCTGAACCGGGCGGCGGCGGCGATCGAACGCGGGCGGTCATCGTCGACGATTCGCGGTTCATGCGGACGCTCATCCGGAGTCTGCTCGAAGAGGGCGGTATCGAGGTCGTCGGCGAGGCGAAAGACGGGTCGGCCGCACTCGAGACCGTGCGCGAACACGACCCCGACGTCGTGACGATGGACATCGAGATGCCGACGATGAACGGCCTCGAAGCCGTCGACGCGATCATGGACGGCCACCCGACCCCCGTGCTGATGCTCTCGGCGCACGCCGAGGAGGACGCCGACGTGACGTTCGAGGCCCTGGATCGGGGCGCGGTCGACTTCGTGACCAAGCCCGGCGGCGAGGTCACCTCGTCGATGCCGCGCGTCAAGAAGGAACTCGTCGAGAAGGTCGAATCCGCCGCCCGGGTGGACCTCTCGGCGAACGCTCGGGCGGCGACGCGTGAGCGGCGCGGTGACGCGGGCGGCGCGGGAGCATCCGGGGCGACTGTGGGATCCGAGGCCGGCAGTTCGGCGACGAACGCCGCGAGCGAGACGCGGCCGTCGTCGACCGGGCAGTCCGGGACGACGGACCGCCCGGCGCCCGACACCGGGGCGGCGTCGACGGCGGAGGCCGACTCCGGGCGAACCTACCCGGACGTCGGAACCCTCGTCGTGGGCGCGTCGACCGGCGGACCGAACGTCGTCGAGCGCGTCCTCGCCGGGCTTCCCCGAGCGGCGAACCTCCGCGTCCTGGTCGTCCAGCACATGCCCGAGGGCTTCACCTCGCGGTTCGCCACGCGACTCGACGAACGGTCGGCGTACGCCGTCCGCGAGGCCAAGTCGGGCGAGCGGATCGAGGCCGGAGAGGCCCGGGTCGCCCCGGGGGGCACCCACCTCCTCGCCACGGGCGACCGGAGCGGTCGACTGAAACTCGAACTGACCGACACCGAACCGATCCACGGCGTCCGCCCGGCGATCGATCTCACGATGGCGTCGGCCGTCGAGACCGTCTCCGACTCGCTGTGCGGGATCCTGCTCACCGGGATGGGTCGCGACGGCGTCGACGGGATGGAGCGCATCGACCGCGGCGGCGGTCACACCATCGCCCAGGACGAGGCGACGTCGGCGATCTTCGGGATGCCGCGTCGGGCGATCGAGACGGGCTGCGTCGACGTCGTCGCGCCCGCCGAAGAGATCGCCGAGAACGCACTGCGGTACTTCGCGGAGGAGTGA
- a CDS encoding CheR family methyltransferase yields MALGTDTDGTDGFDELLEFVESSLSFATSSYNRSYLDRRISARMRRRDVEEYGAYQALLREDEEEREALLNALSVNVTSFFRNPEVWEGLREIIAELSESGRTRIWSAACSDGREAYSAAMLALDDDRIDDGRVEILGTDIKPEILRAARRGEYHASETNDLEEQLEPLADSERYVERDGDTYSVTDEVRDLVSFRRHDLVQENPPRTFDLVVCRNLFIYINKGAKEAIFETLGSAVEPGGYLTIGMTETVPSSCRDRFEPVEKRLRIYRDTAKKETSRSRR; encoded by the coding sequence ATGGCCCTCGGAACCGACACGGACGGGACGGACGGGTTCGACGAACTGCTGGAGTTCGTCGAGTCGTCGCTGTCCTTCGCGACGAGTTCGTACAACCGGTCGTACCTCGATCGACGGATCTCAGCGCGGATGCGGCGTCGGGACGTCGAAGAGTACGGCGCTTACCAGGCGCTACTCCGGGAGGACGAGGAGGAACGGGAGGCGCTTTTGAACGCCCTCAGCGTCAACGTCACGAGTTTCTTCAGGAACCCGGAGGTCTGGGAGGGGCTCAGAGAGATCATCGCGGAACTGAGCGAGAGCGGCCGGACGCGGATCTGGAGCGCCGCCTGTTCGGACGGCCGCGAGGCGTACTCGGCGGCGATGCTCGCGCTCGACGACGACCGGATCGACGACGGCCGAGTCGAGATTCTCGGGACCGACATCAAGCCCGAGATCCTCCGCGCGGCGCGACGCGGGGAGTATCACGCCTCGGAGACGAACGACCTCGAAGAGCAACTCGAACCGCTGGCCGACAGCGAGCGGTACGTCGAGCGGGACGGCGACACCTACAGCGTCACCGACGAGGTCCGCGATCTCGTCTCGTTCCGGAGACACGATCTGGTCCAGGAGAATCCGCCGCGGACGTTCGATCTCGTCGTCTGTCGGAACCTGTTCATCTACATCAACAAGGGGGCCAAGGAGGCCATCTTCGAGACGCTCGGCTCGGCCGTCGAGCCCGGCGGGTACCTGACGATCGGGATGACCGAAACCGTGCCCTCCTCGTGTCGGGACCGGTTCGAGCCGGTGGAGAAGCGGCTCAGGATCTACCGCGACACGGCGAAGAAGGAGACGTCGCGATCCCGGAGGTGA
- a CDS encoding chemotaxis protein CheA yields MLDLDDPEVADADELFHARIELDAGDMKGVDAGLFVGGLPDDLAVVGAEPAVEEIEEGEFDEDFVVFVADVPELELEPLLEDLWKVESVTLTDVSSLVESGPTGERGTGEPETTAETTTDASEGSGAEDPEATTGDVDADSAAAAVDAVVDAYTSGGASTGGTDAGGSDTEAVGTDPDTDVAESGSGDDSEAAPSVGDDAEEVSSDTSDGQRSGGRDERPDSGGSDGSGNADSDGSGNADSDGSGNADSDEKKRSNGDDADDDSSTDETPSISEVKSVRVDVDQLDELHSLVEQLVTSRIKLRQAVGEDETAGRDTLDELDKISSNLQDTVMDMRLIPLKKVFDKFPRLVRDLAREEEKRVSFSVEGQDIELDRTILDEISDPLMHVLRNAVDHGIEPPEERAAAGKSKTGSVELRAEREHDTVVITVEDDGAGIDADVIREKAAEKGIRPREELAELPDEEIYEYIFHPGFSTNEEITDVSGRGVGMDVVKTTVESLDGSVNVDSTLGEGTEISIRLPVSVAIIKVLFVQIGGREFGVPIKYIDEISQQTRIQRVDGAEVIVHEEKIFPLIRLREALELGSARADSGMIVRVRPADRQVALRCDGVSRQEEVVVTPLQGPLRGTDGLSGTAVVGDGNVVPILDVNSLPIPDEGKQARRQWAPPEDDGSEAEGAAD; encoded by the coding sequence GTGCTCGACCTCGACGACCCGGAAGTCGCGGACGCGGACGAGCTCTTCCACGCGAGGATCGAACTCGACGCGGGCGATATGAAGGGCGTCGACGCGGGGCTCTTCGTCGGCGGTCTCCCGGACGACCTCGCGGTGGTCGGGGCCGAGCCGGCCGTAGAAGAGATCGAGGAGGGCGAGTTCGACGAGGACTTCGTCGTCTTCGTCGCGGACGTCCCCGAACTGGAACTCGAACCGCTCCTCGAAGACCTCTGGAAGGTCGAGTCGGTGACGCTGACGGACGTCTCCTCGCTCGTCGAGAGCGGACCCACCGGCGAGCGCGGGACGGGTGAGCCCGAAACGACGGCGGAAACAACGACCGACGCGAGCGAGGGTTCGGGAGCCGAAGACCCCGAAGCGACGACCGGCGACGTCGACGCCGATTCCGCTGCGGCCGCGGTCGACGCGGTCGTCGACGCCTACACCTCCGGCGGCGCGTCGACCGGCGGCACGGACGCAGGTGGCAGCGACACCGAAGCCGTCGGAACCGACCCCGATACCGACGTCGCAGAGAGCGGTTCAGGCGACGACAGTGAGGCGGCTCCGAGCGTCGGAGATGACGCTGAGGAGGTGAGCAGCGACACCAGCGACGGCCAGCGGTCCGGTGGTCGTGACGAGCGACCGGACTCCGGCGGCAGCGACGGAAGCGGGAATGCCGACAGCGACGGAAGCGGAAATGCCGACAGCGACGGAAGCGGAAATGCCGACAGCGACGAGAAGAAGCGTTCCAACGGTGACGACGCGGACGACGACAGCAGCACGGACGAGACGCCGTCGATCTCGGAGGTGAAGTCCGTCCGGGTCGACGTCGACCAACTGGACGAACTCCACAGCCTCGTCGAACAGCTGGTCACGAGCCGGATCAAGCTCCGGCAGGCGGTCGGCGAGGACGAGACCGCGGGGAGAGACACCCTCGACGAACTCGACAAGATCTCCTCGAACCTCCAAGACACGGTGATGGACATGCGGCTGATCCCGCTGAAGAAGGTGTTCGACAAGTTCCCGCGGCTAGTCCGCGACCTCGCCCGAGAGGAGGAAAAGCGAGTCAGCTTCTCCGTCGAGGGCCAGGACATCGAACTCGACCGGACGATCCTCGACGAGATCTCCGACCCGCTGATGCACGTGCTCAGAAACGCCGTCGACCACGGCATCGAACCGCCCGAAGAGCGGGCGGCCGCCGGCAAGTCCAAGACCGGGTCGGTCGAGTTGCGCGCCGAGCGCGAACACGACACGGTCGTCATCACCGTCGAGGACGACGGGGCCGGCATCGACGCCGACGTGATCAGAGAGAAGGCCGCCGAGAAGGGGATCCGCCCGCGCGAGGAGCTGGCTGAGCTGCCCGACGAGGAGATCTACGAGTACATCTTCCACCCCGGCTTCTCGACCAACGAGGAGATCACCGACGTCAGCGGGCGCGGCGTCGGGATGGACGTCGTCAAGACGACGGTCGAGTCTCTCGACGGGTCGGTGAACGTCGACAGCACGCTGGGGGAGGGAACCGAGATCTCGATCCGGCTCCCCGTGTCGGTCGCGATCATCAAGGTGCTGTTCGTCCAGATCGGCGGCCGGGAGTTCGGCGTCCCGATCAAGTACATCGACGAGATCTCCCAGCAGACGCGGATCCAGCGGGTCGACGGCGCCGAAGTGATCGTCCACGAGGAGAAGATCTTCCCGCTGATCCGACTTCGCGAAGCGCTCGAACTCGGCTCCGCGCGCGCCGATTCGGGGATGATCGTCCGAGTCCGACCCGCGGACCGACAGGTCGCACTCCGCTGCGACGGCGTCTCGCGACAGGAGGAGGTCGTCGTCACGCCGTTGCAGGGGCCGCTCCGAGGGACCGACGGGCTCTCGGGGACCGCCGTCGTCGGCGACGGCAACGTCGTCCCGATCCTGGACGTCAACTCCCTGCCGATCCCCGACGAGGGCAAACAGGCGCGTCGGCAGTGGGCGCCGCCGGAGGACGACGGTTCCGAGGCCGAGGGGGCCGCCGACTGA
- a CDS encoding chemotaxis protein CheW codes for MSQEQPVAAGASDPAATDDGDATARQMQVLEFELGGETYCVDIDYVSEIVDRGSLTSVPNAPEFVEGVMDLRGRTTSIVNPKTLLNVGETGEASRIVIFDAKQFEDEAAIGWLVDEVDQVLRVSMDDVEDPPMERSDFIEGIVRREDELVVWISPTKTESAA; via the coding sequence ATGTCACAGGAACAACCCGTGGCGGCGGGCGCGTCCGACCCCGCCGCGACAGACGACGGCGACGCCACCGCCCGCCAGATGCAGGTGCTCGAATTCGAGCTCGGGGGCGAGACGTACTGCGTCGACATCGACTACGTCTCCGAAATCGTCGATCGCGGATCGCTCACGTCGGTTCCGAACGCCCCCGAGTTCGTCGAGGGCGTGATGGACCTCCGCGGACGAACCACGTCGATCGTCAACCCGAAGACGCTTTTGAACGTCGGCGAAACCGGCGAGGCCAGCCGTATCGTGATTTTCGACGCGAAACAGTTCGAGGACGAGGCCGCGATCGGCTGGCTCGTCGACGAGGTCGATCAGGTCCTCCGCGTCTCGATGGACGACGTCGAGGACCCGCCGATGGAGCGCAGCGACTTCATCGAGGGAATCGTCCGACGGGAAGACGAACTCGTCGTCTGGATCTCCCCCACGAAGACGGAGAGCGCGGCGTAG